GTACTGGATTTGGTTATGTTTCTTCTACTAATGAGTACAAAGTTGTACGCATAATGTTCAACCCCTTTTCTTACAAGTCCATATTTACACTCTAGGAAGTGGAAACGGATGGAGGAACCTTGGTAAGTTTTGTTTAGGAGGATCTAATGAAAAGTTGGGAGAAGGTATCTTTTTAAATGGAGTTTTTTATTGGCTCTACTTTGAATCAGATGAGATTAATGATAAGATCGTTACCTTTGGTTTCCGAACTATCTTGTCCTTGGTATTAAACAAATTGCACGAAAATATGTACAACTGCATGCTTTCCTACATAATAATGGTGTGATTTGTTAATTATTGAATCTGCTCGGCAATAGCACTAGGATGTCTTAGCGAGAGTTTGATCGATCCCATACTCTTGATTTGATCGTAGTTGTCTTTAAATTGTATTGCACTTTCCCAAGTCTCAATACAGATCTGCATTAAGACAACACACTTTTTATAATTTTGAACTCGTTTTGAAAACTCAAGTGACATATGCAGGGTTCTAGGCTGCTAGAGCAACTAGAGATGCAGCGACGAGGACAAGAAAAGCTGGATGGTTTGATACTATGTTGTGAAAGACACTCGACCAGGGTATGAGATGAAAACAATACTGACAAGAAAAGACTTACAGAATTTGAAATGGCTGTTTGCTAGATTTGCAAGGGACCTAAACCAGGGTATGAGATGAAAACAATACTGACAAATGTTCACACATTTACTGCTCCAAATGCATCACCAAATACATTgcagcaaaggtacaagaaagcATGACCTCGATAACATGCCTAGATTACACCTACAAAGAGACATTAGAAGCCCATTTACGCAGAGATATTATATCAGGTCAGGTGTAAGGTCGCTGGGAGAGTGCCTTGCGTGAATCTGCACTTTTCATTTTAAGAGATATCTGATTGTAAAGTATTTTAGGTCTCCTATCAGCTATTGTAATAGGTTTCGAAAATTCAGTAGATTAACTGctataaaaagaaaattatgatACAACCTACAATAAGAACGATAAGAGCTAGCAAATGTAAAAATTCAGTATTTGTTTACGAAGTGTGACTCCAAGCCAAAATAGTCATTGGTGCAGTAACAATAACAATGGCAGTCCAACCTGCAGGATTAACATAGACTGCTAACCAAGGTTGTTCCCACAAGATTCGCACATGTGGGACAAATTCTGCTACCAAACAATGAGAATGAATGATGGATGGCAATCGGCATCATTCTCTACTGTCAGATAGTCTAGTAACTCTAGCCTGGCTGTATCAAGTCAGTGAGATTCCTTATCTGTAGTTCGATATTGCTATTATCTACTAAACATTCATTAATGTTTAGAATGTTTAAATAAATTCTAAACATTTTCTTCCTAGATCTCTGCATTGGGAAAAGGTTTCTTAATTAAATCCAGTTTTCCTTCCCAAAAATTCAATTAAATTGCATACAATGAATCTTAAACAGATGACCTTTCATTATCTAGCAGGAGTAACTCAACAGATTGTTTGTTTCTCTGAATGACTTTTCAGTATCTATAAAGATATCTCTTATTTAAAGAAGTTGTAAgtcccaaaagaaagaaaaaacttagAGAAAAGACTTACAGGGTCTGTAAtggcagaaggcagcagcagtagtgATGATGATCAGTGTTCTTCTGGAATGagcttttgtgatatttgtatcGAATCTAAAGCAAAGAGTGAGACAAGGCACAGTACTAGCAAATGTTCACACATTTACTGTTCTGTATGCATCACCAAACAAATCACAgctaagatacaagaaaacatCAGCATGATTACATGCCCAGATTCCACCTGCAACGAGACATTAGAACCTCATTTATGCAGAGATAGCATATCAGGTCAGGTGTTAGATCGCTGGGAAAACGCATTATGCGAGTCTTCAGTTCTCGCTTCGCAGAAAATTTACTGCCCATTCAAGGACTGTTCAGTGATGCTGGTGAACGAGGATGATGGGGTGATCATAAGGTCGTCAGAGTGTCCTTACTGCAATAGGCTGTTCTGCGCACAGTGTGAGATCCCATGGCATTCTGAATTGACATGTGACGACTTTCAGGAGATAAAAAGAGGAGCAAAAGAAGACATGTTGTTGATTAACCTAGCTAAGTATCAAAAGTGGACAAGATGTCCAAGTTGCAGGTTTTACGTTGAAAAGGTGGATGGTTGTCAACATATAACCTGCAGGTGTGTAACAATCACTATTCTTTTAATAAAGCTTCTCTAATTCTCATAACTAATTTCTGTTTTTTTTGGAATGTTATGTTCACAGGTGTGCATATCAATTTTGCTATAAATGTGGAAACTCGTGGACTAGTTGTACCGGGGGCTGTTAGAGAGTCCGAGGTTGCAATGTCGACTAAGGGTATATTAACGGGTATTATGTAATTCATTAAGTTCAATTTAAGAGTGTGTTGGTTCTTCTTGCATCATTTTGTTCACAGAGCAACAAAGAGAACACAGAAAGATGTACGTAAACTCGGAAAGGCTCAACAATTATGCAACCTTAGGATTTTATATAAATTCGGATAGGAACACCATCCTTGGTTCTGCTACATCTATTGTAATTGCTCTAGAAAATTCAGTAAGCTGCTATACAAAGATCTAAGTTTGTTTATCATCTAACGTTAATTGAGTCTCAACATACAGAATTTGCAGCATCCCTTCGTGCTTTTTCAGCCTCTGTCTCACTCTTTTTCCAGCTCTCATATGCTTCATTATCTGTAGGAAGTTCGTGTCTGCAAACCGGGCATGAGTTGTGTTTGTCCTGTTGCCATTACACAAAAGTAGATCTTAGAATCTGGTAAACCACCGAAGTActgaaaatttcaaaaaaatttacAAGAGGATAGCGTAAAGTTCATAATGTGATTAAAGGAGACTAATTACCAGCCATGGCATCAAACAGAGAGGGTGAAACAAGTGCTTGCAGGGCAATTCCTGCATCTTGTCATTTATAACCAAGTTCTCGCTGCAAACAGCACATTCTGTACACCTCATTAACGTTTCCTCTGTCACGATGATTGTTGGAAGGTTCGCGACCACTTCCTTACTTGCTGGTGGCGCTCTCAGAGGACGAGAACCGAGACTCTAtatcatcagacaaaataacaaggtTACATAAGAAAcctccaaataaattgacacaggaCAACAATGCAGTGCAGATTAAGCTCCTTATCCTACACCACTGTATTAGCTTAACCTGCACTGCACGCACTTTCAGTCTGTCAAACACGAAGGGACTTATTTCCTTGATAGTTTCTCATTCACTCACTTCATATCCATGAAACTCTAAAGAACATTTCAGCGAGAGATTGATATAATACCTGCAATGAAGCTTCTACAGCTTGATCAAGTTCTTGCAAGCCAGGGTATCTTTCTATGCTACTAACGAACCCATTCATCAATCGAGATGCTCTCTCCATCTCAATTCTGTTTTGATCAGTTGGTGCTGCGCGAAAGAGAAGATCAACAAGCTCTTGTGCGTTAAGAAACGATTGTCGTACTTCAGAAAGAAAAATTGAACTATTCTGGATATCCTCCATGACACCAAAACCTGGACAATTTCTCTAGAATTTTGTTTTAGGTAGGAAGTTTAGGTCCTGCAAAAACACAGAATCAGACACACAATTTGATTTTTAATCTCAATCATTGAAAACAATGAATTGATTGTACAAAAATGAAGAGTTGGccatattacaatgaaacaacctAGAAAACCCTTCTCCACCCCTTAAAACCTAGGAAATTGAAGATCAAAGTAAAGCCCCAGAGCTCAAAACTAAAATTGAAGGAGAAATTTTGTTGTTTCTGAGTGTGGGTTTCTAGAATTAGATGTGAATTAGTGATCAAATCCTCTAAACAACAACAAACCCAGTATAAAATTTAACAaagtaaatcaaaatcaaaattttggcATACAAATTTAACAACTTACAGAGATCAGAGCTGATCGGAGAACGTAAGATGAGAGAGGGGTTTTGTGTTGTTTAAAGACCCCCGGAGGAATTGCAAAATCTCTTGTTTGATTCTCAGAGTCAGAGCTGAAAAAGATTTCCTTCTTATAGAAGAGAAGAGGAGTAGAGATATAGAAACTCCTccttaaaaaggaaaaagaaacctGTCGGTTCCGTAAATCTGACCAAATGTACCTGTCGGTTCTCTATATCCGACAACTGGGACCATACTGGAGAATTGTACTGTGTAGTTTGCAGCCCTACAGATGAAATCTTGGTAGCAACTGGAGGGGAGATGGCAAAGATCGGATAGTTTCTCAAGTTGGCTACTGAAATAGCTTGCCAGGATTGTACAAGAGTTCATTACACAACACTTATCCTACACCGCTGTATTAGCTTAACCTGCACCGCACTGTTTTCAAGTACTTTGGTGGTTCGCCAGAATCTAATGCAATTTTTTGACAGTCAGCAGCACCCATTGCGCTACTAAATTTCTATATGCAGCTACAGAAGTTAGCTTTGCAGCTGCAATATTCAGACTTTCCTTTCATTGCTTTGTCTAAAACACAAAATTTACGCCTTTTGATCAAGAAACAAAGGTTTACCATGTGGagtcacatatatatatatatatagtgttcAAGTAACTTCCACGGATTTTACCAAACATCAAAAAGTCATGCAAGACTATGAAAAGATCAAACAAACATGTAAGCTACCGATTGCATCATTCCTGGTAAATTTGCTGAT
This genomic interval from Papaver somniferum cultivar HN1 unplaced genomic scaffold, ASM357369v1 unplaced-scaffold_107, whole genome shotgun sequence contains the following:
- the LOC113327858 gene encoding probable E3 ubiquitin-protein ligase RNF144A-B; its protein translation is MAEGSSSSDDDQCSSGMSFCDICIESKAKSETRHSTSKCSHIYCSVCITKQITAKIQENISMITCPDSTCNETLEPHLCRDSISGQVLDRWENALCESSVLASQKIYCPFKDCSVMLVNEDDGVIIRSSECPYCNRLFCAQCEIPWHSELTCDDFQEIKRGAKEDMLLINLAKYQKWTRCPSCRFYVEKVDGVHINFAINVETRGLVVPGAVRESEVAMSTKGILTGIM
- the LOC113327774 gene encoding E3 ubiquitin-protein ligase AIP2-like translates to MEDIQNSSIFLSEVRQSFLNAQELVDLLFRAAPTDQNRIEMERASRLMNGFVSSIERYPGLQELDQAVEASLQSLGSRPLRAPPASKEVVANLPTIIVTEETLMRCTECAVCSENLVINDKMQELPCKHLFHPLCLMPWLDKHNSCPVCRHELPTDNEAYESWKKSETEAEKARRDAANSVC